One Coffea arabica cultivar ET-39 chromosome 5c, Coffea Arabica ET-39 HiFi, whole genome shotgun sequence DNA window includes the following coding sequences:
- the LOC113691120 gene encoding glucosidase 2 subunit beta isoform X2 has product MGASLLISLLIISLFHLAYSSASPLPLGAHPLDEKFYQSEVIKCKDGSKSFTKDQINDNFCDCPDGTDEPGTSACPAGKFYCKNVGSTPKFLFPSRINDQICDCCDGSDENDGTVICLNTCIMGGTVAYDSLNYRSTIRHQSSAGARRTKVNINSEDSLGKLKGLKTLATLQVALIIIVVAIRKFPRRVRARRRHPR; this is encoded by the exons ATGGGTGCAAGTCTTCTGATCAGTCTTCTCATCATTTCCCTCTTTCACTTGGCCTATTCCTCTGCTTCTCCTCTACCATTGGGAGCTCATCCTCTAG ATGAGAAGTTTTATCAATCAGAGGTGATCAAATGCAAAGACGGGTCCAAATCCTTCACTAAAGACCAAATTAACGATAATTTCTGTGACTGCCCAGATGGCACTGATGAGCCAG GAACCTCAGCATGTCctgctggaaaattttattgCAAGAATGTAGGAAGCACGCCCAAGTTTTTGTTTCCTTCTCGGATAAATGATCAAATTTGTG ATTGCTGTGACGGAAGTGACGAAAATGATGGAACTGTCATATGTCTCAATACTTGCATTATGGGTGGGACTGTTGCTTATGACTCGCTAAATTATCGCTCAACAATCAGGCACCAGAGTTCAGCTGGTGCAAGAAGGACGAAAGTCAACATAAATTCTGAAGACTCACTTGGGAAACTTAAAG GTCTGAAGACATTAGCAACTCTACAGGTTGCTCTTATTATAATTGTTGTGGCAATTAGGAAGTTTCCTCGGCGTGTTAGGGCCAGAAGAAGGCATCCTCGTTGA
- the LOC113691120 gene encoding pentatricopeptide repeat-containing protein At1g06270 isoform X1 — MVTVATRLYSSPNLIRHSLLRFSSVSKFSPPNYLEESIKAAIEAKNYGEIPNILAASKGSCQNANPFSFLSAFPVKTRTNIVDEILQSFSSLRPRSRPGFAYSCLLSYTLQSPNPLPLALAVLQRTLRSGCLPVPQTHVLLSTAWLESCCHAKLVSNILLEMQSIGYNPDCGICNYLILSLCKVDQLKEAIKVLKGMSGAGCFPDLDSYGTIICEMSELGRTADAVGMMKEMVATFNLSPRKEILVKIAAAFRANKETLRAVEMIEFLERKNVDVGFDVYDLVLEGCLECRQFVLAGKVVMRMTGKGFIPYISVRQRVVAGLASVDEWELASAVRQRFSDMNS; from the coding sequence ATGGTAACAGTAGCAACAAGACTTTATTCATCTCCAAATCTGATTCGTCATTCTTTGCTAAGATTTTCCTCAGTTTCCAAGTTTTCTCCTCCAAATTATCTTGAGGAATCAATTAAAGCTGcaattgaagccaaaaattaTGGAGAAATTCCCAACATTCTTGCTGCTTCAAAAGGATCTTGCCAGAATGCTAATCCCTTTTCATTCCTCTCTGCCTTTCCTGTAAAAACAAGAACAAATATTGTTGACGAAATTTTGCAATCTTTTAGTTCCCTTAGACCTCGTTCTCGTCCTGGGTTTGCATATTCTTGTCTCCTTTCCTACACTCTCCAAAGTCCGAATCCCCTGCCACTTGCCCTTGCTGTACTCCAACGCACACTTCGTTCTGGTTGTCTTCCTGTTCCCCAAACTCATGTCCTACTTTCTACTGCATGGCTTGAAAGCTGCTGCCATGCTAAGTTGGTCTCAAACATACTGTTGGAGATGCAGTCCATTGGGTATAATCCTGATTGTGGTATATGCAATTACCTTATTTTATCACTATGTAAGGTTGATCAGTTAAAAGAGGCAATCAAAGTTTTGAAAGGTATGAGTGGTGCTGGTTGCTTTCCAGATTTGGATAGTTATGGAACTATAATATGTGAAATGAGTGAGCTTGGAAGGACTGCTGATGCTGTTGGAATGATGAAGGAGATGGTGGCAACCTTCAACTTGAGCCCAAGGAAAGAAATATTGGTAAAGATTGCAGCAGCATTTCGAGCAAATAAAGAGACCTTGAGAGCTGTGGAGAtgattgagtttttagaaaggAAAAATGTGGATGTTGGGTTTGATGTATATGATTTGGTGCTTGAGGGGTGCTTGGAGTGTCGACAATTTGTCCTGGCAGGAAAAGTTGTCATGAGAATGACTGGGAAGGGTTTCATACCATACATCAGTGTGAGGCAAAGGGTGGTTGCAGGCCTGGCCAGTGTTGATGAGTGGGAACTTGCTTCAGCTGTGAGACAGAGATTTTCAGACATGAATTCCTAG
- the LOC113688774 gene encoding cysteine proteinase COT44, with protein MNKLSALRNACTTTSTTTTTTTTTFVLLCILFLCPSASFGEGRKLYDRGPVFKRYEEWLKKYGRTYANGDEWEMRFGIYQSNVQYIDYINSRNLSYQLTDNQYADMTNEEFISTYLGYKTRSLQRDGQNFTSDPVKLPATVDWRKQGAVTPVKDQGACGSCWAFSAIAAVEGINKIKTGKLVSLSEQELVDCDYNRNNEGCNGGFMDKAFEFIKTNGGITTESDYPYKGKRDKCNRAKEKDHAVTITGYGKIPKSNELALQTAAAKQPVSVAIDASGFNFQLYSKGVYSGYCDKNLNHGVAVVGYGEEGGKKYWLVKNSWGTEWGEAGYIKMERGTKDKDGLCGINLEASYPVKQS; from the exons ATGAATAAGCTTTCTGCATTGAGAAATGCTTGCACTACCACTagcactactactactactacaacTACGACATTTGTGCTTCTCTGCATTTTATTCTTGTGTCCAAGTGCAAGTTTTGGGGAAGGCAGGAAGCTTTATGACCGGGGACCTGTGTTTAAGAGGTACGAAGAGTGGCTAAAAAAGTATGGACGAACCTACGCTAATGGAGATGAATGGGAGATGCGATTTGGGATATACCAATCCAATGTCCAATATATTGACTATATCAATTCTCGGAACCTTTCTTATCAACTCACTGACAATCAATATGCAGACATGACCAATGAGGAGTTCATATCTACCTACTTGGGTTATAAAACTCGCAGTCTTCAAAGGGATGGACAGAATTTTACGTCTGACCCAGTTAAGTTACCAGCCACTGTCGACTGGAGAAAGCAGGGCGCTGTGACTCCAGTCAAGGATCAAGGCGCTTGTG GAAGTTGTTGGGCATTCTCTGCAATTGCTGCTGTGGAAGGAATCAACAAGATCAAAACTGGAAAGTTGGTGTCTCTGTCAGAACAGGAGCTTGTGGACTGTGATTACAACAGGAATAATGAAGGTTGTAATGGTGGGTTCATGGATAAAGCTTTTGAGTTCATTAAAACAAATGGTGGAATTACTACCGAAAGTGACTATCCTTATAAAGGAAAAAGGGACAAATGCAACAGAGCCAAAGAAAAAGATCATGCAGTCACAATCACCGGCTATGGGAAAATACCCAAAAGTAATGAGCTTGCCCTTCAAACTGCAGCTGCCAAGCAACCAGTATCAGTTGCAATTGATGCTAGCGGCTTTAACTTTCAACTGTACTCTAAAGGAGTCTACTCTGGCTATTGTGACAAGAACCTTAATCACGGAGTAGCTGTAGTTGGCTATGGAGAAGAAGGTGGCAAAAAGTACTGGCTTGTGAAGAATTCATGGGGCACTGAATGGGGTGAAGCTGGTTACATCAAGATGGAGCGTGGAACCAAAGACAAGGATGGTCTATGTGGCATTAATTTGGAAGCTAGCTACCCTGTTAAGCAATCTTGA